In one window of Hymenobacter nivis DNA:
- a CDS encoding YihY/virulence factor BrkB family protein yields the protein MHSPALRRRAHLPDLRQQRPYRRVIVGLKRFRLFGGQASLYDVLDCVLLELRLDSLEKRAAYMAFNLTVALFPTIIFLFTLIPYIPVPNLNVDILQFLGDFMPPELYAATASTIEDIVNIPHGGLLSFGFGTALVLSSNGIMALLDAFEKKYPNFKHRSYIRKRLIATALTFVLASILVLAIAGIFFGTYLIDGLVFYEIVPERYTDLVLTAVRFGSLLGLFLSTTCVIYYFVPPVHDKWPLLSAGAVVATLLIFLVSFLFTLYVRIFNSYNHFYGSIGALVGFMVWLEFVCMTLIIGFEVNVSVDAVTGRFKKITAKEPLKMNR from the coding sequence ATGCACTCGCCCGCCCTCCGTCGCCGCGCCCATCTGCCCGACCTGCGCCAGCAGCGGCCGTACCGGCGCGTCATCGTGGGGCTGAAGCGGTTCCGGCTTTTTGGCGGCCAGGCCTCGCTGTACGATGTGCTGGACTGCGTGCTGCTGGAGCTGCGCCTCGACAGCTTGGAAAAGCGCGCCGCCTACATGGCCTTCAACCTCACGGTGGCCCTGTTCCCGACCATTATTTTCCTGTTCACGCTCATCCCGTACATCCCGGTGCCGAACCTGAACGTGGACATTTTGCAGTTCCTGGGCGACTTTATGCCGCCTGAGCTGTACGCCGCCACGGCCTCCACCATCGAGGATATCGTGAACATTCCGCACGGGGGCCTGCTCTCGTTCGGGTTTGGCACGGCCCTGGTGCTCAGCTCCAACGGCATCATGGCCCTGCTCGACGCGTTCGAGAAGAAGTATCCCAACTTTAAGCATCGTAGCTACATTCGCAAACGACTGATTGCCACGGCGCTGACGTTTGTGCTGGCGTCGATTCTGGTGTTGGCCATTGCCGGTATTTTCTTCGGTACTTACCTCATCGACGGGTTGGTGTTCTACGAGATTGTGCCCGAGCGCTACACCGACCTCGTGCTGACGGCGGTGCGGTTTGGCTCGCTGTTGGGGCTGTTTCTGAGCACGACGTGCGTGATCTACTACTTCGTGCCGCCCGTGCATGATAAGTGGCCACTGCTCTCGGCGGGGGCCGTGGTGGCCACGCTGCTCATCTTTTTGGTGTCGTTCCTGTTCACGCTCTACGTGCGCATCTTCAATTCGTACAACCATTTCTACGGCTCCATTGGGGCCCTGGTGGGCTTCATGGTGTGGCTTGAATTTGTGTGCATGACGCTCATCATCGGCTTCGAGGTGAACGTGAGCGTGGACGCGGTGACCGGCCGTTTCAAAAAAATAACGGCCAAGGAACCGCTGAAAATGAACCGGTAA
- a CDS encoding L-threonylcarbamoyladenylate synthase translates to MSATLLRIHPDNPPLNRIQQAVDVLRKGGVIIYPTDTVYGIGCDVTNAKAVDRVCRIKGLNPEKANLSFICQDLSHISDYAHGISTTTYKVIKKALPGPFTFLFEASASAPRHGGVKRKTVGIRVPDNQIILSLVKELGNPIVSTSVRSDENTLEEYVTDPDLIFEKYRALVDLVIDGGFGGNVPSTIIDCTNDDFELIRQGAGDIEQYLQ, encoded by the coding sequence ATGTCTGCCACGCTCCTTCGCATCCACCCCGACAACCCGCCCCTCAACCGCATCCAGCAGGCTGTGGACGTTCTCCGCAAGGGCGGCGTGATCATTTACCCCACCGACACGGTGTACGGCATCGGCTGCGACGTAACTAATGCCAAGGCCGTCGATAGAGTGTGCCGCATCAAGGGCCTCAACCCCGAAAAAGCCAACCTGAGCTTCATCTGCCAGGATTTGTCGCACATCAGCGATTACGCCCACGGCATCAGCACCACCACCTACAAGGTCATCAAGAAGGCCCTGCCGGGGCCCTTCACGTTCCTCTTCGAGGCCAGCGCAAGCGCCCCGCGCCACGGCGGCGTGAAGCGCAAAACGGTGGGCATCCGGGTGCCCGACAACCAGATTATCCTGAGCCTAGTGAAGGAGCTAGGCAACCCCATCGTGAGCACTTCTGTGCGCAGCGACGAGAACACGCTCGAAGAATACGTGACCGACCCGGACCTGATTTTCGAAAAATACCGGGCCCTGGTGGACCTGGTTATCGACGGCGGCTTTGGTGGCAATGTACCCAGCACCATTATTGACTGCACCAACGACGACTTCGAGCTGATACGCCAAGGCGCCGGCGACATCGAGCAGTACTTACAATAA
- a CDS encoding ATP-dependent Clp protease ATP-binding subunit gives MEAKFSNRVKEVISLSREEAIRLGHDYIGTEHLLLGMIREAEGTALGLLRKLGVALDELKFSLEQATRNTATQGNSITGSIPLTKQTEKVLKITYLEAKIFKSEVIGTEHLLLSILRDEDNISSQILSKFNVNYETVRDSLDYHGNAAPAAKAPDTDDDDNDRLFGGQQGRGQGAGNAPGGAKKVGEKSRTPVLDNFGRDLTKMAEDDKLDPIVGREKEIERVAQILSRRKKNNPILIGEPGVGKTAIAEGLALRIIQKKVSRVLFNKRVVTLDLASLVAGTKYRGQFEERMKAVMNELEKSPDVILFIDELHTIVGAGGASGSLDASNMFKPALARGEIQCIGATTLDEYRQYIEKDGALARRFQMVMVDPTTPEETIEILHNIKDKYQDHHHVVYTDKAIEQCVMLSDRYMSDRFLPDKAIDILDEAGARVHINNIVVPEDILTLEEQIENIKGEKNRVVKSQKYEEAAKLRDTEKKLLDQLETAKKGWEEETKKKRYTVKEENVAEVIAMMTGIPVSRVAQNESQKLLNMNEELQGKVIGQEKAIKQLVKAIQRTRVGLKDPKKPIGSFVFLGPTGVGKTELAKVLATYLFDKEDSLVRVDMSEYMEKFSVSRLVGAPPGYVGYEEGGQLTEKIRRKPYSVILLDEIEKAHPDVYNLLLQVLDDGILTDGLGRKVDFRNTIIIMTSNIGARDLQDFGAGIGFGTKARQDNMDELTKGTITNALKKTFSPEFLNRLDDVIVFNSLDKKDIHKIIEISLRKLFTRVTSLGYQVELTEKAKDFVAEKGYDPKYGARPLNRAIQKYIEDPIAEEILKAQVLHGDIITADYEDGKDELNFSVSKSDQKPNLASDERPAEAPESPDTDKK, from the coding sequence ATGGAAGCTAAATTCTCAAACCGCGTCAAGGAAGTCATCTCCCTGAGCCGGGAGGAGGCCATCCGCCTCGGCCACGATTACATCGGCACGGAACATCTGTTGCTGGGCATGATCCGCGAAGCCGAAGGCACGGCCCTCGGCTTGTTGCGCAAGCTGGGCGTGGCCCTCGACGAGCTAAAGTTCTCGCTTGAGCAGGCCACCCGCAATACCGCTACGCAGGGCAACAGCATCACTGGCTCGATTCCGCTCACCAAGCAGACGGAAAAAGTCTTAAAAATCACCTACCTCGAAGCCAAGATTTTCAAGTCGGAAGTCATTGGCACCGAGCACCTGCTCCTCTCGATTCTGCGCGACGAGGATAACATTTCTTCCCAAATTCTCAGCAAATTCAACGTGAACTACGAAACCGTCCGCGATTCGCTGGATTATCACGGCAACGCCGCGCCCGCCGCCAAGGCCCCGGACACCGACGACGACGATAACGACCGTCTTTTTGGTGGCCAGCAAGGCCGTGGCCAGGGCGCTGGCAATGCCCCCGGCGGCGCCAAAAAAGTCGGCGAGAAGTCGCGCACCCCGGTACTCGACAATTTTGGCCGCGACCTTACCAAGATGGCCGAAGACGATAAGCTCGACCCCATCGTGGGCCGCGAAAAGGAAATTGAGCGCGTCGCTCAAATCCTGAGTCGTCGCAAAAAGAATAACCCCATCCTCATCGGCGAGCCCGGCGTGGGTAAAACGGCCATCGCCGAAGGCCTCGCCCTGCGTATTATCCAGAAAAAAGTAAGCCGCGTGCTGTTTAATAAGCGCGTCGTGACTTTGGATTTGGCTTCGCTGGTGGCCGGCACTAAGTACCGCGGCCAGTTCGAGGAGCGCATGAAAGCCGTGATGAACGAGCTGGAGAAGTCGCCCGACGTGATTCTGTTCATTGACGAGTTGCACACCATTGTGGGCGCCGGTGGTGCCTCGGGCTCGCTCGACGCTTCGAACATGTTCAAACCGGCCCTGGCCCGCGGCGAAATTCAATGCATCGGCGCCACCACGCTCGACGAGTACCGCCAGTATATTGAGAAGGATGGGGCCCTCGCCCGCCGCTTCCAGATGGTGATGGTGGACCCCACCACGCCCGAGGAGACGATTGAAATCCTGCACAATATCAAGGACAAGTACCAGGACCACCACCACGTGGTGTACACGGACAAGGCCATTGAGCAATGCGTGATGCTGAGCGACCGCTACATGAGCGACCGTTTCCTGCCGGACAAAGCCATTGATATTCTGGACGAAGCCGGGGCCCGCGTGCACATCAATAACATCGTGGTGCCCGAGGATATTCTCACGCTCGAAGAGCAGATTGAGAACATCAAAGGCGAGAAAAACCGCGTGGTGAAGTCGCAGAAATACGAGGAAGCCGCCAAGCTCCGCGACACCGAAAAGAAGCTGTTGGACCAACTCGAAACGGCCAAAAAGGGCTGGGAAGAGGAAACCAAGAAGAAGCGCTACACAGTGAAAGAGGAAAACGTGGCCGAGGTGATTGCCATGATGACCGGCATCCCCGTTTCGCGCGTGGCCCAGAACGAAAGCCAGAAACTCCTCAACATGAACGAGGAGTTGCAAGGCAAAGTGATTGGCCAGGAAAAAGCCATCAAGCAGCTGGTGAAAGCCATTCAGCGCACCCGCGTGGGCTTGAAAGATCCCAAAAAGCCAATTGGCTCGTTCGTATTCCTGGGCCCTACGGGCGTAGGCAAAACGGAGCTAGCCAAGGTGTTGGCCACGTACTTGTTCGACAAGGAAGACTCGCTGGTGCGCGTCGACATGTCGGAATACATGGAGAAATTCAGCGTGTCGCGCCTAGTGGGCGCGCCTCCCGGCTACGTGGGCTACGAAGAAGGCGGCCAGCTGACGGAGAAAATCCGCCGCAAGCCGTACTCGGTGATTTTGCTCGACGAGATTGAGAAGGCTCACCCGGACGTGTACAACCTGCTGCTGCAAGTGCTGGACGACGGCATCCTGACCGACGGCCTGGGCCGTAAGGTGGACTTCCGCAACACCATCATCATCATGACCTCGAACATCGGGGCCCGTGATTTGCAGGACTTTGGCGCTGGCATCGGCTTTGGCACCAAGGCCCGGCAGGACAATATGGACGAGCTAACCAAGGGCACCATCACCAATGCCCTGAAGAAGACTTTCTCGCCCGAGTTCCTCAACCGCTTGGACGACGTGATTGTCTTCAATTCGCTGGACAAGAAAGACATCCACAAAATCATCGAAATCAGCCTCCGCAAGCTATTCACGCGCGTCACTTCCCTGGGTTACCAAGTGGAGCTGACCGAGAAAGCCAAGGATTTCGTGGCGGAGAAAGGCTACGACCCCAAGTACGGGGCCCGGCCGCTGAACCGTGCGATTCAGAAGTACATCGAAGACCCGATTGCTGAAGAAATCCTCAAAGCCCAAGTGTTGCACGGTGACATCATCACCGCCGACTACGAGGATGGCAAGGACGAGCTCAACTTCTCGGTGAGCAAGAGCGACCAAAAGCCCAACCTGGCCAGCGACGAGCGGCCCGCCGAGGCCCCCGAGTCGCCCGACACGGACAAGAAGTAA
- a CDS encoding WbqC family protein → MLVLSELPYHPPAAFFAALLQADGLVLEAQENYRKQTYRNRCLIRTAQGVQALTVPVVDGNRAGKVKTSDIEIDYRQNWVHRHWRTLQTAYGNSPYFEYYADYLHDIYRTKPARLFELNLAFLHLEMRCFRLTLPIKFSTDYCLPGQPAPPGCLDRRDWLSPKAGSPEPDSPAALGLVRPYPQVFGPGFEPGLSVLDLLFAQGPAAGAYLD, encoded by the coding sequence ATGCTCGTCCTTTCTGAACTGCCGTACCACCCGCCAGCGGCGTTTTTTGCCGCCTTGCTCCAGGCCGATGGCCTGGTGCTGGAAGCCCAGGAAAACTACCGCAAGCAAACCTACCGCAACCGCTGCCTCATCCGCACGGCGCAGGGTGTGCAGGCCCTCACGGTGCCAGTAGTGGACGGCAACCGCGCCGGAAAAGTCAAAACGTCCGATATTGAAATTGATTATCGCCAAAACTGGGTGCACCGCCACTGGCGCACGTTGCAAACCGCCTACGGCAACAGCCCGTATTTCGAGTACTACGCCGATTACCTGCACGACATCTACCGCACAAAGCCCGCCCGGCTTTTTGAGCTGAACCTGGCCTTCTTACACCTGGAAATGCGCTGCTTCCGCCTTACGTTGCCCATTAAGTTTAGCACCGATTACTGCCTCCCCGGGCAGCCTGCTCCCCCGGGTTGCCTCGACCGGCGCGACTGGCTGAGCCCCAAGGCCGGTAGCCCCGAGCCTGACAGTCCGGCAGCTTTGGGCCTAGTGCGGCCCTATCCGCAGGTGTTTGGCCCAGGTTTTGAGCCCGGGTTGAGCGTCCTGGATTTGCTGTTCGCCCAAGGGCCGGCGGCGGGCGCATATTTAGATTGA
- the mltG gene encoding endolytic transglycosylase MltG, with protein MPEPAKLSSIERRDLSVRRRNRNAAVVSILGLTLVCFSYYFYQIFFTANIETKGQPTYVLVHRGENWKAVLDSVDKTNTVVDRLSMHFVAKLMKYDRPGAVKPGRYELKDGYTNRQLIGVLRAGIQSPLRLTFANVRLRQELAAKLARQIDARPAHIDSLLSSPAYTRSLGFDTTTVLTMFIPNTYQIYWNTSAENLMQRMKKEYEKFWTPARDAAREKEHLSRAQVSTLASIVEAEQQQHADERPRIAAVYLNRLKKGMKLQADPTVVYANRDFTIKRVLNVHLQKDSPYNTYKYAGLPPGPINLPSIASIDAVLHPEENDYLYFCAKEDFSGYHAFATNERDHILNARRYQAALNRAGIK; from the coding sequence ATGCCCGAACCTGCCAAACTGTCAAGCATTGAGCGCCGCGACCTGTCGGTGCGCCGCCGCAACCGCAACGCCGCCGTCGTCTCCATTCTGGGCCTGACCCTGGTATGCTTCTCGTACTATTTCTACCAGATTTTTTTTACGGCCAACATCGAAACCAAGGGCCAGCCCACCTACGTGCTCGTGCACCGGGGCGAGAACTGGAAGGCCGTGCTCGACTCAGTGGACAAGACTAACACCGTGGTGGACCGGCTCTCAATGCACTTCGTGGCCAAGCTGATGAAGTACGACCGCCCCGGAGCCGTGAAGCCTGGCCGCTACGAGCTGAAGGACGGCTACACCAACCGCCAGCTCATCGGCGTGCTGCGGGCCGGCATTCAGTCGCCGCTCAGGCTCACGTTTGCCAACGTGCGCCTGCGCCAGGAGCTGGCCGCCAAGCTGGCCCGCCAGATCGACGCCCGCCCCGCCCACATCGACTCGCTGCTGAGCAGCCCGGCCTACACCCGCAGCCTGGGTTTCGATACTACCACGGTGCTCACCATGTTCATTCCCAACACGTACCAGATTTACTGGAACACGTCGGCCGAGAACCTAATGCAGCGCATGAAGAAGGAATACGAGAAGTTCTGGACTCCCGCCCGCGACGCGGCCCGCGAAAAGGAGCACCTCAGCCGGGCCCAGGTGAGCACCCTGGCCAGCATTGTGGAGGCCGAGCAGCAGCAGCACGCCGACGAACGCCCCCGCATTGCGGCCGTGTACCTCAACCGCCTCAAAAAAGGTATGAAGCTGCAAGCCGACCCCACGGTGGTGTACGCCAACCGCGACTTCACCATCAAGCGCGTGCTGAACGTGCACCTGCAAAAAGACTCGCCTTACAACACCTATAAGTACGCCGGCCTGCCCCCGGGGCCCATCAACCTGCCCAGCATCGCCAGCATCGACGCCGTGCTGCACCCCGAGGAAAACGATTACCTGTACTTCTGCGCCAAGGAGGATTTCAGCGGCTACCACGCCTTCGCCACCAATGAGCGCGACCATATCCTGAACGCCCGCCGCTACCAGGCCGCCCTGAACCGGGCGGGTATTAAGTAG
- a CDS encoding acyl-CoA thioesterase, whose product MYTSDIQIRVRYAETDQMGYVYHGNYAAFFEVARTEAFRQLGIRYKDLEADGVGMPVGELRTRFRRPARYDDLLTIRLLLKQPAEGSRVLFEYEIYNEARELLTEGHTLMVFVSTTTGRPVPVPATIASKLAPYFSDDETAGPLGGVQSVPTDAPAPAAFGK is encoded by the coding sequence ATGTACACTTCCGATATCCAAATCCGCGTGCGCTACGCCGAAACTGATCAGATGGGCTACGTGTACCACGGCAACTACGCGGCGTTTTTTGAGGTGGCGCGCACCGAGGCGTTTCGGCAGTTGGGCATTCGCTACAAGGACCTGGAGGCCGACGGTGTGGGGATGCCGGTGGGCGAGCTGCGCACGCGCTTCCGCCGCCCGGCCCGTTACGACGACCTGCTCACCATCCGGCTGCTGCTGAAGCAGCCCGCCGAGGGCTCGCGGGTGCTGTTCGAGTACGAGATTTACAACGAGGCCCGCGAGCTGCTCACCGAAGGGCACACGCTGATGGTATTTGTGAGCACCACCACCGGGCGGCCCGTGCCGGTGCCAGCCACTATTGCGAGCAAGCTGGCCCCGTATTTTAGCGACGACGAAACGGCGGGGCCCCTCGGCGGTGTTCAGTCCGTGCCGACGGACGCGCCCGCGCCGGCTGCCTTTGGTAAGTAA
- a CDS encoding lysophospholipid acyltransferase family protein, with translation MRGPQGRPYPWYYAPLNWLLLALAHLPLGALYVVADGLCYLLAHGLRYRGRVVQENLRNSFPDKSEAEIRRVTWDFYRHFSQLVVEILKLAAISPAELARRATWVNPELMAGALARQRPVITLGSHMGNWEWILGSGALALPGVMAGVYKPFKNPFVEAFMRRVRTRTGAEAVPMLGTLRYLVQHRRGGRNISLLTDQAAGPEDRPYWTTFLHQDTGFYSSAERLAAQFDCAVLYVGIRRLRRGYYEIKFTEMPSGSAVAAAPEGIFPITEAFARQLELDIQAAPEQYLWTHRRWKHKRQI, from the coding sequence GTGAGGGGCCCCCAGGGCCGACCCTACCCCTGGTACTACGCGCCGCTGAATTGGCTGCTGCTGGCCCTGGCCCACCTGCCGCTGGGGGCCCTGTACGTGGTGGCCGACGGGCTGTGTTACCTGCTGGCCCACGGCCTGCGCTACCGGGGCCGGGTGGTGCAGGAAAACCTACGGAACTCCTTCCCCGATAAGAGCGAGGCGGAAATCCGGCGCGTTACCTGGGATTTCTACCGCCATTTCAGCCAGCTCGTCGTTGAAATTCTAAAGCTGGCCGCCATCAGTCCGGCCGAGCTGGCGCGCCGGGCCACCTGGGTGAATCCTGAGTTGATGGCCGGGGCCCTGGCGCGGCAGCGGCCCGTCATCACGCTGGGCTCGCACATGGGCAACTGGGAATGGATACTGGGCAGTGGGGCCCTGGCGCTGCCCGGCGTGATGGCCGGCGTATACAAGCCCTTCAAAAACCCGTTTGTTGAAGCCTTCATGCGGCGGGTGCGCACCCGCACCGGGGCCGAGGCCGTGCCCATGCTGGGCACCCTGCGTTACCTGGTGCAACACCGCCGCGGCGGCCGCAACATCAGCCTGCTCACCGACCAGGCCGCGGGCCCCGAAGACCGGCCCTACTGGACCACCTTCTTGCACCAGGATACCGGCTTTTACAGCAGCGCCGAGCGGTTGGCGGCGCAGTTCGATTGCGCTGTGCTGTACGTGGGCATCCGGCGGCTGCGGCGGGGCTACTACGAAATTAAGTTCACAGAAATGCCCTCGGGGTCCGCCGTGGCGGCGGCTCCCGAGGGCATATTTCCCATTACCGAGGCGTTCGCCCGGCAGCTGGAGCTGGATATTCAAGCCGCGCCCGAGCAATATCTCTGGACGCACCGCCGCTGGAAGCATAAGCGGCAAATATGA